In Drosophila santomea strain STO CAGO 1482 chromosome 3L, Prin_Dsan_1.1, whole genome shotgun sequence, a single window of DNA contains:
- the LOC120450240 gene encoding suppressor protein SRP40, whose product MNNMNKNSDDTKDSEAKKSLQTDSDSSEESQDNFDGSDKDNDSSQYEESETSPSEESDKSSDSSQDSQTLELDGEEGDKDTSQSEDSDSSSSSDSSQDSPPLEIPKALLEVDPNDQDSVVKAIGLLVTMINSQLSAIKSKVIPKSPLDYLEYRQKKLWKMRKRDKAQYKDSSE is encoded by the exons ATGAATAATATG AATAAGAATTCGGACGACACTAAGGATTCCGAGGCGAAGAAGAGTTTGCAGACGGATTCCGATTCATCAGAAGAGTCGCAGGATAATTTTGATGGTTCAGACAAGGACAATGACTCATCACAATACGAGGAATCTGAGACATCACCATCCGAGGAATCTGACAAATCATCAGACTCTTCACAGGATTCGCAAACTCTAGAATTAGATGGGGAAGAGGGGGACAAGGACACATCCCAATCCGAGGACTCTgactcatcatcatcatcagatTCTTCACAGGATTCGCCACCTCTAGAAATACCAAAAGCCTTATTGGAGGTGGATCCAAACGATCAGGACTCGGTGGTCAAAGCAATCGGACTTTTGGTCACGATGATCAACTCCCAACTGAGTGCCATCAAGTCGAAAGTGATCCCGAAATCACCATTGGACTATCTCGAATATCGCCAGAAGAAGCTTTGGAAAATGCGTAAACGCGATAAAGCACAGTATAAGGACAGCTCCGAATAG
- the LOC120450237 gene encoding cytochrome P450 302a1, mitochondrial isoform X2 — protein MLTKLLKISCTSRQCTFAKPYQAIPGPRGPFGMGNLYNYLPGIGCYSWLRLHQAGQDKYEKYGAIVRETIVPGQDIVWLYDPKDIASLLNERDCPQRRSHLALAQYRKNRPEVYKTTGLLPTNGPEWWRIRAQVQKELSAPKSVRNFVRQVDGVTKEFLGFLQESSDGGAIDMLPKLTRLNLELTCLLTFGARLQSFSPQEQAPESRSTRLMDAAETTNSCILPTDQGLQLWRFLDTPSFRKLSQAQSYMEAVALELVEENVRNGSVGSSLISAYIRNPELDRSDVVGTAADLLLAGIDTTSYASAFLLYHIARNPEVQQKLHEEAKRVLPCTKDELSMDALRTDITYTRAVLKESLRLNPIAVGVGRILNQDAIFSGYFVPKGLLREYELVWSGTDDEMDVKTLLINKPDAPVLIDLRLRRE, from the exons ATGCTGACCAAACTGTTGAAGATTAGCTGCACTTCGAGGCAGTGCACCTTTGCCAAGCCGTATCAGGCGATTCCAGGACCACGAGGACCCTTTGGTATGGGTAATCTATACAACTACCTGCCCGGAATCGGATGCTACTCCTGGCTAAGATTGCACCAAGCCGGCCAGGATAAGTATGAGAAGTATGGCGCAATTGTGCGGGAAACTATAGTTCCCGGACAGGACATCGTCTGGTTGTACGATCCCAAGGACATAGCTTCACTGCTCAACGAGCGGGACTGTCCGCAGCGAAGAAGTCACCTGGCACTGGCCCAATATCGCAAGAACAGACCGGAAGTCTACAAAACCACAGGTTTGCTGCCCACCAATGGTCCGGAATGGTGGCGTATACGTGCCCAGGTGCAGAAGGAGCTGAGTGCTCCAAAGAGTGTGCGGAACTTTGTTCGCCAAGTGGATGGAGTGACCAAGGAGTTCCTTGGATTTCTGCAAGAATCTAGCGATGGTGGTGCCATTGATATGCTGCCCAAGCTCACCAGACTGAATTTGGAAT TAACCTGTCTGCTTACCTTTGGAGCTCGTCTGCAGTCCTTTTCTCCCCAGGAACAAGCTCCTGAATCCCGATCCACTCGCCTGATGGATGCAGCTGAGACCACCAATAGCTGCATCCTGCCCACAGATCAGGGCCTCCAACTGTGGCGATTCCTGGACACACCCAGCTTTCGAAAACTCAGCCAGGCCCAATCCTACATGGAGGCAGTGGCCCTGGAGTTAGTGGAGGAGAATGTGAGGAATGGTTCAGTGGGATCTTCACTGATCTCGGCGTACATAAGGAATCCAGAACTTGATCGCAGTGATGTGGTGGGCACTGCTGCAGATTTACTCCTGGCTGGCATCGATACCACCTCGTATGCCTCGGCATTCCTGCTCTACCACATAGCTCGAAATCCGGAGGTGCAGCAGAAGCTGCACGAGGAAGCCAAGAGGGTGCTTCCGTGTACCAAGGATGAGCTCTCCATGGATGCCTTGCGAACTGATATCACCTATACGAGGGCTGTGCTCAAGGAATCACTTCGCTTGAATCCCATTGCCGTGGGCGTGGGCAGGATTCTTAACCAGGATGCCATCTTCAGTGGCTACTTTGTGCCCAAGGGT CTGTTGCGTGAATACGAATTGGTTTGGAGCGGTACCGACGATGAGATGGATGTCAAGACCCTGTTGATAAATAAACCCGATGCTCCAGTGCTGATCGATCTGCGATTGCGTAGGGAATAA
- the LOC120448511 gene encoding UDP-glycosyltransferase UGT5, which yields MRALYLLPVFVLLGSFCSLQAANILCLVSTANHNNPGWSQSLFDALLAKGHTLLVISSAPNPEPKKQVDGLLYYHLHNEYDVMKKHFLLEEPREYKNMVTLKQLLVWYEVLLGSCRSVLFSDSMSSKLPELNAHLSTGFDLIITDVTQGIECLMDTVSGWRSKPVLGLSAGKLTPDLMALLQAENTINAARIPHYISQVPKNMGFWNRLHNHIMYFSESLIHLVIIRPVINNHMKTENGFPTLQLVLLNTHPTLDYVQNLPPGVIEVGGLHIKNKTSPLPRYIQEFTEKFRDGIVYINMPYIEYMNGQGLKAMDTMIQANPSCGFIWNVEQLQQLPDEKPNLLTLHVDQSLQQDILAMQYVKGFLNHADSFSLQEAIHNAVPVIVIPLKLEEFNNAQRVMERNLGVVLQAKELDQYSLSGALKRILDEKRFTSALYQAQLKFRTRPQSPLELAVWHAEQLIAEPRLFKYFAQTEALAQNFFVANSLDVLSVPLIILLAALVTVGNLVRVLYNARSKAKLSSEKEVPKRKKSKKSSTNSTPMNTTLKLETTELFEDLNDEILEGEEQLLAVEEKPLEVKKED from the exons ATGAGGGCCTTGTATCTACTGCCGGTGTTCGTGCTTTTGGGTAGCTTTTGCTCCCTGCAGGCCGCCAATATCCTGTGCTTGGTGAGCACGGCCAATCACAACAATCCCGGCTGGTCACAGTCCCTTTTCGACGCCCTACTGGCCAAAGGTCACACCCTACTGGTCATCAGTTCGGCGCCCAATCCGGAGCCAAAGAAGCAAGTGGACGGTCTACTGTACTACCATCTGCACAACGAATACGATGTGATGAAGAAGCACTTCCTCCTTGAGGAGCCGCGGGAGTACAAGAATATGGTTACCCTCAAGCAGCTGCTGGTGTGGTATGAGGTTCTCTTGGGCAGCTGCCGTTCTGTCCTCTTCTCGGATTCCATGAGCAGCAAGTTACCCGAGCTGAACGCCCACCTGAGCACGGGCTTTGATCTGATCATTACGGATGTCACCCAGGGCATTGAGTGCCTCATGGATACGGTTAGCGGCTGGCGTTCCAAGCCAGTTCTGGGCTTGAGTGCTGGTAAGCTCACCCCGGACCTTATGGCCCTGCTCCAAGCGGAAAACACTATAAATGCGGCCAGAATACCGCACTACATTAGCCAAGTTCCGAAGAATATGGGCTTCTGGAATCGGCTTCACAACCACATCATGTACTTTTCAGAGTCACT GATCCACTTAGTTATCATACGTCCGGTTATTAATAACCACATGAAGACGGAAAATGGTTTCCCCACTCTACAATTAGTGCTGTTGAATACCCATCCAACCTTGGATTATGTTCAGAATCTTCCGCCCGGAGTCATCGAGGTGGGTGGTCTCCACATCAAGAACAAGACCAGTCCTCTGCCTAGGTATATACAAGAATTCACAGAGAAGTTCCGTGATGGCATCGTTTACATCAATATGCCCTATATCGAGTATATGAATGGCCAGGGACTAAAGGCCATGGATACCATGATTCAAGCCAATCCCAGTTGTGGCTTTATTTGGAATgtggagcaactgcagcagttGCCTGATGAGAAACCAAATCTTTTGACGCTCCATGTGGATCAATCACTACAGCAAGATATTTTGG CTATGCAGTACGTCAAGGGGTTCCTGAATCATGCAGATAGTTTCAGTCTCCAGGAGGCGATTCACAATGCAGTGCCCGTCATTGTAATACCCCTTAAACTGGAGGAATTTAAT AATGCCCAACGTGTAATGGAACGCAACTTGGGAGTGGTGCTTCAGGCCAAGGAACTTGACCAATATTCCCTGTCGGGTGCCCTTAAGCGAATCCTCGATGAAAAGCGTTTCACAAGTGCCCTCTACCAGGCCCAGTTAAAGTTCCGGACTCGTCCGCAATCCCCTCTAGAATTGGCCGTATGGCATGCGGAACAGCTCATCGCCGAGCCAcgattatttaaatatttcgcaCAAACCGAGGCTTTAGCCCAAAATTTCTTCGTGGCCAATTCCCTAGATGTCCTGTCAGTGCCTCTCATAATTCTCCTGGCTGCGCTGGTAACTGTGGGCAACTTGGTCCGCGTCCTATACAATGCGAGATCCAAAGCTAAGCTTTCTTCCGAGAAAGAAGTACCCAAACGCAAGAAGTCAAAAAAGAGCTCGACGAACTCCACACCAATGAATACAACTCTCAAACTAGAAACCACCGAGTTATTTGAAGATCTAAATGATGAGATTCTTGAGGGAGAGGAGCAACTCCTTGCAGTGGAAGAAAAGCCACTCGAGGTGAAGAAAGAAGACTAA
- the LOC120450234 gene encoding bone morphogenetic protein receptor type-2 — MNWAIYFLLALISLGRATPVPNRQYSCMSYQEDDNSFHDDDGDQDSSGEVQEQQVESTPIPSEPHRRTCPDGYTFCFTIWNQTAHGARVVKQGCWKDNTDRTSICSQSECTSSAPTSKTSSLYYCCCSGGLCNAQYAVVEPAPLELGSNEGRTAITNRATEKQHQSFLASTMLGLAGGLTALTIGIILAVQYCRGAKEKPEPEESPLAPSGPGYSSNLRNVDNMNLIGMLGSGKYGTVMKGLLHDQEVAVKIYPEEHHQYYVNERNIYALPLMECPALLSYFGYDERCTMDGRMEYQLVLSLAPLGCLQDWLIANTLTFSECCGMLRSITRGISHLHTELRLGDQHKPCVAHRDINTRNVLVQADLSCCIADFGFALKVFGSKYEYKGEVAMAETKSINEVGTLRYMAPELLEGAVNLRDCETSLKQMDVYALGLVLWEVATRCADFYAPGQATPPYKAPYEQEVGSHPSFDQMQALVVRHKARPLFPTGWGGGAAAKVVRDTCEDCWDHDADARLTSLCAEERMQEMSTLRPRAQAQPASPLLNTNNLVASPTAEQGINTITTTTTAAAVHHQMSSDTTGLIQPPPNQQLPLAALEREKNHLSYPQQQLQPYQGRNPCQERNLAPLTMRTPPVLVERSKKHSFQTQPQENSLSCLEHDVSVEELIASHHHQQQKNTIVSAGGNANSCLGQGFPKQQNTDQKLRGWHGVRALIHKKLFRKEHAEELCRQLQLGEEKSNLVTALRRPNNLDLSPRLDKPPPVQLRSAEQRSGTPAHIVPRSLSSSLIKHINGSTNNNSIQSHGSELQTLTRPASKRRPGHLRTNSLMATTGQGPATEQQMRRQHSLEVFREVFSGRGSSERLRDPSERVKTPGDVPPSVRKARASKTLSLYDDRMMDSSLLNIL; from the exons ATGAATTGGGCTATCTactttttgttggccttgATATCGCTGGGCAGAGCAA CACCGGTGCCCAATCGCCAGTATAGCTGCATGAGCTACCAGGAGGACGACAACTCATTCCACGATGATGACGGCGATCAGGACTCTAGTGGCGAagtgcaggagcagcaggtggAGTCCACTCCGATTCCCAGCGAGCCACATAGACGCACCTGTCCCGACGGCTACACTTTCTGCTTCACCATCTGGAACCAGACGGCCCATGGAGCTCGCGTTGTTAAGCAGG GTTGCTGGAAGGACAACACGGATCGCACTTCCATTTGCAGCCAGTCGGAATGCACCAGCTCGGCTCCCACTTCGAAGACCAGTTCTCTGTACTACTGTTGCTGCTCGGGAGGATTGTGCAATGCCCAGTATGCCGTGGTAGAGCCAGCACCTCTGGAACTGGGCTCCAATGAGGGAAGGACGGCGATCACCAATAGGGCGACAGAGAAACAGCACCAGTCCTTCTTGGCCAGTACAATGCTGGGCCTTGCCGGTGGACTCACAGCACTCACCATCGGCATCATCCTGGCGGTTCAATACTGCCGTGGGGCCAAGGAGAAGCCGGAACCGGAGGAGTCGCCTCTGGCGCCATCGGGTCCCGGCTACAGTTCCAATCTCCGGAATGTGGACAACATGAACTTGATCGGTATGCTTGGTAGCGGCAAGTATGGAACTGTGATGAAGGGGCTGCTCCACGATCAGGAGGTGGCGGTTAAGATCTATCCCGAGGAGCACCATCAGTACTATGTGAACGAGAGGAACATCTACGCCTTGCCCTTGATGGAGTGTCCCGCGCTGCTGAGCTATTTTG GCTACGATGAACGTTGCACCATGGACGGTCGGATGGAGTATCAACTGGTACTATCGCTGGCTCCGCTCGGTTGCCTCCAGGATTGGTTGATAGCCAACACCCTGACCTTCAGCGAATGCTGTGGAATGCTGCGATCCATCACGCGAGGAATCTCGCACCTGCACACGGAACTCCGTCTGGGGGATCAGCACAAGCCCTGTGTTGCCCATCGGGATATCAACACGAGGAACGTGTTGGTACAAGCAGATCTCAGCTGTTGCATCGCGGATTTCGGTTTTGCACTCAAGGTGTTTGGCTCCAAGTACGAGTACAAGGGCGAGGTGGCCATGGCGGAAACGAAGAGCATCAATGAAGTGGGCACCCTGCGCTACATGGCCCCAGAATTACTGGAAGGAGCTGTGAATCTGCGAGACTGCGAAACGTCGCTAAAGCAAATGGATGTCTATGCCCTGGGTCTGGTGCTATGGGAAGTGGCCACCCGTTGCGCGGATTTCTATGCACCTGGACAAGCAACACCTCCTTACAAAGCTCCCTATGAGCAGGAGGTGGGCTCCCATCCCAGCTTCGATCAAATGCAGGCGTTGGTGGTGCGGCACAAGGCGCGTCCCTTATTTCCCACTGGATGgggtggaggagcagcagccaaagtGGTGCGCGATACTTGCGAGGACTGTTGGGATCATGATGCGGATGCTAGGCTGACCTCCTTGTGTGCCGAGGAGCGCATGCAGGAGATGTCGACTTTGAGGCCACGAGCACAAGCTCAACCGGCCAGTCCACTGCTGAATACCAACAATCTGGTGGCCAGTCCAACTGCGGAACAG GGAATAAATACTATAACCACGACGACAACGGCGGCTGCAGTGCACCATCAGATGAGCTCGGACACCACGGGACTTATACAGCCACCTCCCAATCAGCAGTTACCTCTAGCTGCCTTGGAACGGGAGAAGAATCACCTGAGCTACCCGCAACAGCAATTGCAACCGTATCAGGGCAGGAATCCCTGCCAGGAACGCAATCTGGCACCTCTGACAATGCGAACTCCTCCGGTTCTCGTGGAGCGCAGCAAGAAGCACAGTTTCCAGACACAGCCGCAGGAGAACTCATTGTCCTGCTTGGAGCATGATGTGAGTGTTGAGGAGCTGATAGCCAGtcatcatcaccagcagcagaagaacaCGATTGTCAGCGCAGGTGGCAATGCCAATTCCTGCCTGGGTCAGGGATTTCCCAAGCAGCAGAACACGGATCAAAAACTGCGGGGATGGCATGGAGTAAGAGCCCTGATCCACAAGAAGCTGTTCCGCAAGGAGCACGCCGAGGAGCTGTGCCGCCAGTTGCAGTTGGGCGAGGAGAAGTCCAATCTGGTGACGGCTCTACGTCGACCGAACAACCTGGATCTAAGTCCTCGCCTCGATAAGCCTCCGCCGGTTCAACTGAGGAGTGCAGAGCAACGGTCTGGAACTCCGGCTCACATTGTGCCCCGCTCGCTGTCCAGCAGCCTGATCAAGCACATCAACGGGAGCACCAACAATAACTCCATCCAGAGTCATGGTAGCGAACTGCAGACCCTCACCCGTCCCGCATCGAAGCGAAGACCAGGTCACCTGCGCACCAACTCCCTGATGGCCACCACTGGTCAGGGTCCTGCGACGGAGCAGCAGATGCGTCGTCAGCACAGTCTGGAGGTATTCCGTGAGGTCTTCAGCGGCCGGGGGAGCAGCGAGCGGTTGAGGGATCCCAGCGAGCGGGTCAAGACGCCGGGAGATGTGCCACCATCCGTGCGGAAAGCCAGGGCCAGCAAGACACTGAGTCTGTACGACGATCGGATGATGGACTCTTCGCTGCTGAACATCCTCTAG
- the LOC120448512 gene encoding uncharacterized protein LOC120448512 produces MKSWLLAVVALAAVATGSQTPSANQYHIQTDEGPERYFRFQTDSGQFRKEKRLQDGTVIGTEAWIDAAGYLRQKDYIADKQGYRILKSKTIYVGLGRAVEDAIKSTKAAPAQSGVLVHGGSSGSTANSLGSYRRPSYGYISSTTSTTTPAPYPPPALQDVEDSGAGKLNYLPPEQAAKIEPQSQLGFDHYPDELPRARDQLLSPLPATPLSPLVDIHSNGDPVQDVELNAINVYDAEADRAFGHGQFGSVISSTTARPPSLDMLPPLTAHRRRLRPRPTPAPIAIVSSTPAPISGGDLYGYSTPQPFAAPAYQFAPPATSASTGYGYYPPPQSPVDVNSLESALLPPLPNTYRRRLRPRPVQSNHLEGLAASEYDGVGSTRNGFRYVLPKQYHEEETNPADGKRAGSFGYVDPFGIRRVVYYNAAPGRGFVHRNNNQFVGANGAPFDSPGPAQLVNE; encoded by the exons CTGGCTGTGGTGGCCCTggcagcagttgcaactgGCAGCCAGACGCCCAGTGCGAATCAATACCATATCCAGACGGACGAGGGACCGGAGCGCTACTTCCGCTTCCAAACGGACAGCGGACAGTTTCGCAAGGAGAAGCGGCTGCAGGACGGCACAGTCATTG GAACTGAGGCGTGGATCGATGCGGCGGGCTATCTGCGTCAGAAGGACTACATCGCCGATAAGCAGGGCTACAGGATACTGAAGTCCAAGACCATCTATGTGGGCCTAGGAAGAGCCGTTGAG GACGCCATCAAATCCACCAAGGCGGCGCCAGCTCAATCGGGTGTCCTAGTGCATGGCGGCTCCTCGGGATCTACGGCCAACAGTCTGGGCAGCTATCGTCGTCCCAGCTATGGCTACATTTCCAGCACCACGTCCACCACCACTCCTGCTCCGTATCCACCACCAGCTCTGCAGGACGTCGAGGATTCCGGCGCTGGAAAGCTGAATTACTTGCCACCTGAACAAGCGGCCAAGATTGAGCCACAATCACAGCTCGGATTCGATCACTATCCGGATGAGCTGCCGCGTGCGAGAGATCAGCTACTGTCGCCCCTTCCGGCCACGCCCCTCAGCCCACTGGTGGACATTCATTCCAATGGTGATCCTGTCCAGGACGTGGAACTGAATGCCATCAATGTGTACGACGCTGAAGCGGATCGAGCTTTCGGTCATGGACAATTCGGTTCGGTTATTAGTTCCACTACGGCCAGACCTCCATCGCTGGATATGCTACCTCCACTGACTGCCCACAGGCGACGTCTGCGTCCGCGTCCGACTCCAGCTCCCATAGCCATCGTTTCCAGCACACCAGCGCCCATTTCTGGCGGGGATTTGTATGGCTACTCCACGCCGCAGCCCTTCGCTGCGCCTGCCTATCAATTCGCACCGCCAGCCACGTCCGCCAGCACGGGATATGGCTACTATCCGCCTCCGCAATCCCCAGTGGATGTGAACTCCCTGGAGTCGGCTCTGCTTCCGCCACTGCCCAACACCTACCGAAGACGCCTGCGTCCTAGGCCAGTCCAGAGCAATCACCTCGAGGGATTGGCCGCCTCCGAATACGATGGCGTGGGATCGACCCGTAATGGATTCCGGTATGTGCTGCCCAAGCAGTACCACGAGGAGGAAACGAATCCGGCGGACGGAAAACGTGCGGGCAGCTTTGGCTACGTGGATCCCTTCGGAATCCGGCGGGTGGTTTACTACAACGCAGCTCCCGGCAGAGGATTCGTGCATCGGAATAACAACCAGTTTGTGGGCGCCAATGGAGCGCCATTCGATTCGCCGGGTCCGGCGCAGCTGGTCAACGAATAG
- the LOC120450237 gene encoding cytochrome P450 302a1, mitochondrial isoform X1, giving the protein MLTKLLKISCTSRQCTFAKPYQAIPGPRGPFGMGNLYNYLPGIGCYSWLRLHQAGQDKYEKYGAIVRETIVPGQDIVWLYDPKDIASLLNERDCPQRRSHLALAQYRKNRPEVYKTTGLLPTNGPEWWRIRAQVQKELSAPKSVRNFVRQVDGVTKEFLGFLQESSDGGAIDMLPKLTRLNLELTCLLTFGARLQSFSPQEQAPESRSTRLMDAAETTNSCILPTDQGLQLWRFLDTPSFRKLSQAQSYMEAVALELVEENVRNGSVGSSLISAYIRNPELDRSDVVGTAADLLLAGIDTTSYASAFLLYHIARNPEVQQKLHEEAKRVLPCTKDELSMDALRTDITYTRAVLKESLRLNPIAVGVGRILNQDAIFSGYFVPKGTTVVTQNMVACRLEQHFQQPLRFQPDRWLQHRSALNPYLVLPFGHGMRACIARRLAEQNMHILLLRLLREYELVWSGTDDEMDVKTLLINKPDAPVLIDLRLRRE; this is encoded by the exons ATGCTGACCAAACTGTTGAAGATTAGCTGCACTTCGAGGCAGTGCACCTTTGCCAAGCCGTATCAGGCGATTCCAGGACCACGAGGACCCTTTGGTATGGGTAATCTATACAACTACCTGCCCGGAATCGGATGCTACTCCTGGCTAAGATTGCACCAAGCCGGCCAGGATAAGTATGAGAAGTATGGCGCAATTGTGCGGGAAACTATAGTTCCCGGACAGGACATCGTCTGGTTGTACGATCCCAAGGACATAGCTTCACTGCTCAACGAGCGGGACTGTCCGCAGCGAAGAAGTCACCTGGCACTGGCCCAATATCGCAAGAACAGACCGGAAGTCTACAAAACCACAGGTTTGCTGCCCACCAATGGTCCGGAATGGTGGCGTATACGTGCCCAGGTGCAGAAGGAGCTGAGTGCTCCAAAGAGTGTGCGGAACTTTGTTCGCCAAGTGGATGGAGTGACCAAGGAGTTCCTTGGATTTCTGCAAGAATCTAGCGATGGTGGTGCCATTGATATGCTGCCCAAGCTCACCAGACTGAATTTGGAAT TAACCTGTCTGCTTACCTTTGGAGCTCGTCTGCAGTCCTTTTCTCCCCAGGAACAAGCTCCTGAATCCCGATCCACTCGCCTGATGGATGCAGCTGAGACCACCAATAGCTGCATCCTGCCCACAGATCAGGGCCTCCAACTGTGGCGATTCCTGGACACACCCAGCTTTCGAAAACTCAGCCAGGCCCAATCCTACATGGAGGCAGTGGCCCTGGAGTTAGTGGAGGAGAATGTGAGGAATGGTTCAGTGGGATCTTCACTGATCTCGGCGTACATAAGGAATCCAGAACTTGATCGCAGTGATGTGGTGGGCACTGCTGCAGATTTACTCCTGGCTGGCATCGATACCACCTCGTATGCCTCGGCATTCCTGCTCTACCACATAGCTCGAAATCCGGAGGTGCAGCAGAAGCTGCACGAGGAAGCCAAGAGGGTGCTTCCGTGTACCAAGGATGAGCTCTCCATGGATGCCTTGCGAACTGATATCACCTATACGAGGGCTGTGCTCAAGGAATCACTTCGCTTGAATCCCATTGCCGTGGGCGTGGGCAGGATTCTTAACCAGGATGCCATCTTCAGTGGCTACTTTGTGCCCAAGGGT ACCACCGTGGTGACCCAGAACATGGTAGCCTGCCGCCTGGAGCAGCACTTTCAGCAACCCCTGCGCTTCCAACCAGATCGCTGGCTCCAGCACCGCAGTGCCCTGAATCCCTACCTGGTCCTCCCCTTTGGACACGGAATGCGGGCCTGCATCGCCCGCCGTTTGGCGGAGCAGAATATGCACATTCTGCTTCTCAGG CTGTTGCGTGAATACGAATTGGTTTGGAGCGGTACCGACGATGAGATGGATGTCAAGACCCTGTTGATAAATAAACCCGATGCTCCAGTGCTGATCGATCTGCGATTGCGTAGGGAATAA
- the LOC120450238 gene encoding fumarylacetoacetase, whose protein sequence is MSQSFVPVPAGSDFPLENLPYAVFSTENNKVQRICVAIGEHVLDLKAVSQLYPAQVQKSLQAETLNELMGLDFEAWDVVRTQTQKLLSKGSELDNNVDLKAVSIVPQSEIKLHLPAQIGDYTDFYSSIHHATNVGIMFRGPDNALMPNWRHLPVGYHGRASSVVVSGTPIRRPLGQTFPDGVEKPVFGACKLLDFELEMAFFIGGKGNQLGEPIRVDEAWKNVFGFTLMNDWSARDIQKWEYVPLGPFTAKNLGTTISPWVVPTAALKPFLLDNFPQEPEVLPYLRQNIPFNFDINLEVSLKPADQNESLISKSNFKHLYWTPLQQIAHHTVTGCNLRPGDLMASGTISGETPDSYGSLLELCWKGTKTLELPGGKTRKFLQDFDEVIIRGHCEKNGLRIGFGECVGQVLPAHPVPE, encoded by the exons ATGTCCCAGAGTTTTGTGCCAGTGCCAGCGGGCAGCGATTTTCCGCTGGAAAATCTACCCTACGCTGTCTTCTCAACCGAAAACAAT AAAGTTCAACGTATTTGTGTGGCAATTGGAGAACATGTCCTGGATCTAAAAGCTGTCTCGCAGTTGTATCCTGCCCAAGTTCAGAAAAGCCTGCAGGCCGAAACTTTGAATGAGCTTATGGGATTGGACTTTGAAGCCTGGGATGTGGTAAGGACCCAGACTCAAAAGCTTCTCTCTAAGGGTTCAGAACTGGATAACAATGTGGACTTGAAGGCGGT TTCCATTGTGCCTCAGTCTGAGATCAAGCTGCACCTGCCTGCCCAGATTGGTGACTACACGGACTTTTACTCATCCATCCACCATGCCACCAATGTGGGCATCATGTTCCGTGGACCGGACAATGCTCTGATGCCCAACTGGCGCCATCTGCCGGTGGGTTATCATGGTCGTGCCAGTTCTGTGGTGGTTTCCGGTACACCTATCCGTCGACCTCTTGGTCAAACCTTTCCCGATGGGGTGGAGAAGCCCGTCTTTGGGGCCTGCAAACTTTTGGATTTCGAACTAGAGATGGCTTTCTTTATCGGTGGTAAGGGCAATCAGCTGGGAGAACCCATTCGCGTGGATGAGGCCTGGAAAAATGTGTTCGGTTTCACGCTGATGAACGACTGGAGTGCCAGGGATATTCAGAAGTGGGAGTATGTGCCACTGGGCCCCTTCACCGCTAAGAATCTGGGAACCACCATCTCACCTTGGGTAGTGCCCACAGCTGCCCTGAAGCCGTTCCTCTTGGACAACTTTCCCCAGGAGCCGGAGGTGCTGCCCTATCTGCGCCAGAACATTCCCTTCAACTTTGATATTAACCTCGAGGTGTCTTTGAAAC CTGCCGATCAGAACGAATCGCTCATCTCAAAGTCGAACTTCAAGCACCTGTACTGGACTCCACTGCAGCAAATCGCACATCACACAGTCACCGGTTGCAATCTGCGTCCAGGTGATCTAATGGCATCCGGAACGATCTCTGGCGAGACACCAGACTCGTACGGATCACTTTTGGAGCTGTGCTGGAAGGGCACCAAAACCTTGGAGCTTCCTGGTGGCAAGACCAGGAAATTCCTGCAGGACTTTGACGAGGTCATCATCCGTGGCCACTGCGAGAAGAACGGCCTGCGAATTGGATTCGGGGAGTGTGTGGGTCAGGTGCTGCCTGCCCATCCCGTTCCGGAATAG